In Lentisphaera araneosa HTCC2155, the DNA window AGCGCTGCAGAGAATGCGCTCGCTCAAGCAAGTAAGATTCTGGAAGAAGACCTTAAACTCACAGTGAATAAAGAGAAAACTCATTTAGCTCACTCGAGTACGGGGATTAAATTTCTTGGAGTGAAAATCTTTGGCTGGTGTACTCAAATACAGCAAAAGAAGATCAAAGCATTCAAGGGAAAAGTAAAGCTCATCACCAAGCGAAACTCACCAGTGAATCTACAAAGAGTCATTGATGAACTTCGTCCCAAGATGCGAGGCTTTGCCAATTACTTCCGAGTTGCTAATTGCAAGAAACTCTTCGAGGAGCTCATGGCCTGGATACGCCGTAGACTTCGCTCAAAGCAGATGAAGCTTTGGAAGAAACCAGCCAAACTCCAACGAGTTCTTAGACAAAGAGGCTATCAAGGTGACTTCAAAGCCATTAAGATGATATCTTGGCGTAATGCCTGCTCACAGCATGCGCATTATTCCATGCCTAATAGCTTGTTTGATGAACTGAAACTATTCGACATGAACAAAGTTGAAACAGGGATTTCTGTACCATCATGGTAATAAACATATACAGGAGCCGTATACGTGAACCGTACGTACGGTTCTGTGAGAGGGATAAGTCAGAGCCTAGTGCTCTGACTTACTCTACTCGATGTATAGAAAGTCCTAGATCACTAGCTCTAGTAAGAAAGTGCCGGGTGTAACCCATGCTTCTATGTCTTACTATTGATCTAATCTTATTTTATCCTCTACCATTGGAAAGTGCTTAAAGTTGTTTGTTACTAGATTAAAGTCATATTCAAGTGCAGTAGCAGCAATCATGCAGTCTGCTAATCCAGCATTATGTGATTTATAATATTTATTTTTCAGGTAACCAGAACTAATAGAAATATCTTTATTGAGCTCAATTATTGAAAATAAACCTAAAAAACTAGCTAATTGGGTTTCTTCGTTTTTTCCTTTTACTCCAGCATATAGTTCAGCAACTGTAACTACAGAAATAGATATGTTTTCTAGTTCATTTGAAATGAATTCTTTTCCACCTTCTTTGCCTCTGAGGAAATCAATAATGATACATGTGTCTACTAAATATTTTTTATGTGACATTATCGATCCATACTCTCACGAGTTTGTTGGAAGTCATGATCATTTGTTTTCCACATACCAAATGCGTTTAATAATGAAGCTTTTTTATTTTTGGTATTATTATTTTCGATAAAGGTGTCAATAGCATTTCTGATTAACTCACTTTGGCTTTTACCCGTTGATTGAGCTAATGACTCTAAACTTTCTTTTTCTTCTTTAGTTATATAGACTTGAGTACGTATCATAATATTCTCCTTGATGTATACATCTAATGTATGTTAGTTCAGTCAGTATATCAAGTTCTTTATTGTTATTTAACTCTAACAAGAAACTGGAGTTCGTACTTTCTATCTAAATTGTGACTCACAACGAAAGTATCAACTCCAGTTTCTTGTTAGGATTTTAGTCTTCTAACCTGTGTTTAATAAATGTAGGGTTTTGTCTTACATCCAATACAGAGTGAATATAAATAACTTCTTCATCATGTGAGTAGTAAATAGCGTAGGGGAATGTTCTTGATAACATTCTGAAGTACTTTCCAAAAAACTTTTGTTGAATTCCGTAATATAGAACTAGTGAATCAATTGAGGAAAATAGAGAATCTAAAAAATATTCTCCAACTCCAGGTTCTTGTTCTTCGTAAAAGTTATATCCGTTAATTAAATCTTGTGATGCATCT includes these proteins:
- a CDS encoding reverse transcriptase domain-containing protein, yielding MNKGEFEPSELGSPQGGVISPLIANVYLNEFDQEMMRRGHRIVRYADDILIFTRSQSAAENALAQASKILEEDLKLTVNKEKTHLAHSSTGIKFLGVKIFGWCTQIQQKKIKAFKGKVKLITKRNSPVNLQRVIDELRPKMRGFANYFRVANCKKLFEELMAWIRRRLRSKQMKLWKKPAKLQRVLRQRGYQGDFKAIKMISWRNACSQHAHYSMPNSLFDELKLFDMNKVETGISVPSW
- a CDS encoding type II toxin-antitoxin system VapC family toxin — encoded protein: MSHKKYLVDTCIIIDFLRGKEGGKEFISNELENISISVVTVAELYAGVKGKNEETQLASFLGLFSIIELNKDISISSGYLKNKYYKSHNAGLADCMIAATALEYDFNLVTNNFKHFPMVEDKIRLDQ
- a CDS encoding ribbon-helix-helix domain-containing protein — protein: MIRTQVYITKEEKESLESLAQSTGKSQSELIRNAIDTFIENNNTKNKKASLLNAFGMWKTNDHDFQQTRESMDR
- a CDS encoding type II toxin-antitoxin system RelE/ParE family toxin, translated to MRIKISEDASQDLINGYNFYEEQEPGVGEYFLDSLFSSIDSLVLYYGIQQKFFGKYFRMLSRTFPYAIYYSHDEEVIYIHSVLDVRQNPTFIKHRLED